In the genome of Azospirillum thermophilum, one region contains:
- the neuB gene encoding N-acetylneuraminate synthase has translation MSAAPALRFPRTFTIAGRPIGAGHPCLLIAEAGVNHNGSAELAHRLIDAAAEAGADAVKFQTFRTDGLLTSDAPKAAYQVANTGTGGSQQSMLRALELQPDVFAGLSEHCARRGLLFLSTPFDHESVDLLSALGMPAFKVPSGEVTHPALLEHVAAQGRPVLLSTGMATLAEVDEAVRCLSGAGCRELALLQCTSTYPAPPEEANLRVIGTYAQAFGVPVGFSDHTLGEAVAPAAVALGAVMVEKHFTLDTALPGPDHRASLDPSGFRRLVAAVRAVEAALGDGIKRPTAGEMDTRAVARRSLFVRHALPAGHRLTAVDLVALRPAGGIAPNHRDLILGRRTTRPLTGGERLDWSDLA, from the coding sequence ATGAGCGCCGCGCCGGCTTTGCGCTTTCCCCGTACCTTCACCATCGCCGGCCGGCCGATCGGTGCGGGACACCCGTGCCTGCTGATCGCCGAAGCCGGGGTCAACCACAACGGCTCCGCGGAGCTGGCGCACCGGCTGATCGATGCCGCAGCCGAGGCCGGGGCCGATGCGGTGAAGTTCCAGACCTTCCGTACGGACGGCCTCCTCACCTCCGATGCTCCCAAGGCGGCCTACCAGGTGGCGAACACCGGCACGGGCGGCAGCCAGCAATCCATGCTGCGCGCGCTGGAACTGCAACCGGACGTCTTCGCCGGGTTGTCGGAGCATTGCGCCCGCCGGGGCCTCCTGTTCCTGTCCACCCCGTTCGATCATGAGAGCGTCGACCTCCTCTCCGCCCTCGGGATGCCGGCTTTCAAGGTCCCCTCAGGCGAGGTGACGCATCCGGCCCTGCTGGAGCATGTGGCGGCGCAGGGACGTCCGGTACTGCTGTCCACCGGCATGGCGACACTGGCCGAGGTGGACGAGGCGGTACGCTGCCTGTCGGGGGCCGGTTGCCGCGAACTGGCACTGCTGCAATGCACCTCGACCTACCCGGCCCCGCCGGAAGAGGCCAACCTGAGGGTGATCGGCACCTACGCGCAGGCCTTCGGGGTTCCCGTCGGCTTCTCCGACCATACGCTCGGGGAAGCCGTGGCACCCGCGGCGGTGGCTCTCGGCGCCGTCATGGTCGAGAAGCACTTCACCCTGGATACCGCCCTCCCGGGTCCGGATCACCGGGCCTCGCTCGACCCGTCTGGCTTCCGCCGCCTGGTGGCGGCGGTACGCGCGGTGGAGGCCGCTCTCGGCGACGGGATCAAGCGGCCGACGGCCGGCGAAATGGACACCCGCGCCGTGGCGCGCCGCAGCCTGTTCGTCCGGCATGCCCTGCCGGCAGGCCACCGGCTGACGGCGGTGGATCTCGTCGCGCTGCGGCCAGCCGGCGGCATCGCCCCCAACCATCGCGACCTCATCCTTGGCCGGCGGACCACAAGGCCCCTGACCGGCGGCGAACGCCTCGACTGGAGCGACCTCGCATGA
- the hisF gene encoding imidazole glycerol phosphate synthase subunit HisF translates to MTRAGTIPAPAPAPAPAIRLIPRIEVKGPNLVKGIQFDGWRVLGLPERFAGLYSAGGADEIILQDVVASLFRRPPRLDVIRRVAAVTTVPLTVAGGIRSVEDVRAVLRAGADKVAINTAAIADPGLLRDAARTFGAQCIVASIEAMRTGRGRYECFVDHGRQQTGIDVLDWARRAIDLGAGEILLTSVEREGTGEGFDLELTAAVSRVAPVPVIASGGAGRPEHVVQAVRDGAADAVAAASLFHFRYAQPVEGPTLHWLSPDLRMGTPVDSGNVDFLNHGYGGLRAILVEPCAIATVKQAMAAAGIPVRPDATDATEATIAWSTP, encoded by the coding sequence ATGACCCGAGCCGGAACCATTCCCGCCCCCGCCCCCGCCCCCGCCCCCGCCATCCGCCTGATCCCGCGGATCGAGGTCAAGGGACCAAATCTCGTGAAAGGGATCCAGTTCGACGGCTGGCGGGTCCTGGGCCTGCCGGAACGGTTCGCCGGGCTCTACAGTGCCGGGGGAGCCGACGAGATCATCCTGCAGGATGTGGTGGCGAGCCTCTTCCGCCGCCCTCCCCGGCTCGACGTCATCCGCCGGGTGGCCGCCGTGACCACGGTGCCCCTGACGGTCGCCGGCGGGATCCGCTCGGTGGAGGACGTGCGCGCGGTGCTGCGGGCGGGTGCGGACAAGGTCGCCATCAACACCGCGGCCATCGCCGACCCCGGCTTGCTGCGGGATGCGGCGCGCACCTTCGGTGCACAGTGCATCGTGGCGTCGATCGAGGCGATGCGCACGGGCCGCGGCCGCTACGAGTGCTTCGTCGACCATGGCCGGCAGCAGACGGGCATCGATGTGCTCGACTGGGCGCGCAGGGCCATCGACCTCGGCGCGGGGGAGATCCTTCTGACCTCGGTCGAGCGCGAAGGAACCGGCGAGGGCTTCGATCTGGAGCTGACCGCCGCCGTCTCCCGCGTGGCGCCCGTACCGGTGATCGCCTCGGGTGGAGCCGGCCGGCCGGAGCATGTCGTCCAGGCGGTCCGTGACGGTGCCGCGGATGCGGTCGCCGCCGCCTCGCTGTTCCATTTCCGCTACGCGCAGCCGGTCGAAGGGCCGACCCTGCACTGGCTTTCCCCGGATTTGCGGATGGGTACGCCGGTTGATTCCGGCAACGTCGATTTCCTCAACCACGGCTATGGCGGGCTGCGCGCGATCCTCGTCGAACCATGCGCGATCGCGACGGTGAAGCAGGCCATGGCCGCGGCCGGAATTCCGGTGCGTCCGGACGCAACCGACGCGACCGAAGCCACCATTGCGTGGAGCACCCCATGA
- the hisH gene encoding imidazole glycerol phosphate synthase subunit HisH produces the protein MTAARSSLPIVIVDYGLGNLFNLERAFLDQGAAEVLVSGDPAEIAAAQAIVLPGVGAFKSGMRRLEESGLASVLRDAASKTPMLGICLGMQLLLDASEEDGHWPGLGIVPGRVRRIEPEASGDAATTKAHLKVPHMGWNAIEPPDGRTDDPWAETLLEKVPPGSLMYFLHSYVVEPEAPASALAITRYGRDRFCSVLRQDRVMGCQFHPERSGSTGRAIIRSFLNLAQRT, from the coding sequence ATGACCGCCGCCCGATCGTCCCTGCCGATCGTCATCGTCGATTACGGGCTCGGCAACCTGTTCAACCTGGAACGCGCCTTCCTCGATCAGGGTGCCGCCGAGGTCCTGGTGAGCGGCGACCCGGCCGAGATCGCCGCCGCACAGGCCATCGTCCTGCCCGGCGTCGGCGCCTTCAAGTCCGGCATGCGCCGGCTCGAGGAGAGTGGTCTTGCCTCCGTCCTGCGCGATGCCGCCAGCAAGACCCCGATGCTGGGGATCTGCCTCGGCATGCAGCTGCTGCTCGACGCGTCGGAAGAGGATGGGCACTGGCCGGGCCTGGGGATCGTTCCCGGCCGCGTGCGCCGCATCGAACCGGAGGCATCGGGCGATGCTGCGACGACGAAGGCACATCTGAAAGTTCCGCATATGGGATGGAACGCCATCGAGCCGCCGGACGGGCGGACGGACGATCCCTGGGCGGAGACCCTGCTGGAGAAGGTGCCCCCGGGCAGCCTGATGTATTTCCTCCACAGCTATGTCGTGGAACCGGAAGCGCCCGCCTCCGCCCTGGCGATCACCCGCTACGGACGCGACCGCTTCTGCTCGGTGCTGCGGCAGGACCGGGTAATGGGGTGCCAGTTCCACCCCGAACGCTCGGGCTCGACCGGACGAGCCATCATCCGGAGCTTCCTGAACCTCGCGCAACGGACCTAG
- a CDS encoding N-acetyl sugar amidotransferase, translated as MQTILDRQFNDLPDDVAFCRNCVVSNQRPRTLFNEHGVCSACQWSYEKDNVIDWESREQELERLCDQHRSRDGSFDVVVPGSGGKDTAFVAHQLKHKYGMHPLCVTWTPFEWTDIGWQNFRAWNNAGFDIILGQPNGQLHRKLARLAFELKGDAWEPFAYGQKAWAFHMAARFGIKLIMYGENGELEYGGSTKYKHKPKEGPEEWTHEYYKGSSVDDLIRAGRDRGLLSREEEMQETVRWYKAPHPDVIAAQGIEMHWFSYYRKWIPQENWYYAARHCGFRANPKGRSEGTYTKYASLDDKADGFHWYLSYMKFGMGRCSRDVQTDIRRHHLTRDEGIALVRRYDGEFPAEHYDWFLDYLGIDDGFFWQVMDSYRRVSKVWTQADGEWRLTHVVS; from the coding sequence ATGCAGACGATCCTGGACCGCCAGTTCAACGACCTCCCCGACGACGTCGCCTTCTGCCGGAACTGCGTGGTCTCCAACCAGCGGCCGCGCACCCTGTTCAACGAGCATGGCGTGTGCTCCGCCTGCCAGTGGTCCTACGAGAAGGACAACGTCATCGATTGGGAATCGCGCGAGCAGGAGCTGGAGCGCCTGTGCGACCAGCACCGCAGTCGGGACGGCAGCTTCGACGTCGTCGTGCCCGGCAGCGGCGGCAAGGACACCGCCTTCGTCGCCCACCAACTGAAGCACAAATACGGCATGCACCCGTTGTGCGTGACCTGGACGCCGTTCGAATGGACGGACATCGGCTGGCAGAATTTCCGCGCCTGGAACAACGCCGGGTTCGACATCATCCTGGGCCAGCCGAACGGCCAGCTCCACCGCAAGCTGGCCCGCCTCGCCTTCGAGCTGAAGGGGGATGCCTGGGAGCCCTTTGCCTACGGACAGAAGGCCTGGGCGTTCCACATGGCCGCGCGCTTCGGCATCAAGCTGATCATGTACGGCGAGAACGGGGAGCTGGAGTACGGCGGCTCGACCAAATACAAGCACAAGCCCAAGGAAGGGCCGGAGGAATGGACCCATGAATACTACAAGGGCAGTTCGGTCGACGACCTGATCCGCGCCGGCCGCGACCGGGGCCTGCTCAGCCGCGAGGAGGAGATGCAGGAGACGGTCCGCTGGTACAAGGCGCCGCATCCCGACGTCATCGCCGCCCAGGGGATCGAGATGCACTGGTTCTCCTACTACAGGAAGTGGATCCCGCAGGAGAACTGGTACTACGCGGCCCGGCACTGTGGGTTCCGCGCCAATCCCAAGGGACGTTCGGAAGGCACCTACACCAAATACGCGAGTCTCGACGACAAAGCCGACGGCTTCCACTGGTACCTCAGCTACATGAAGTTCGGCATGGGCCGCTGTTCACGGGACGTGCAGACCGACATCCGCCGCCACCACCTGACCCGGGACGAGGGTATCGCGCTCGTCCGGCGCTATGACGGGGAATTCCCGGCCGAACATTATGACTGGTTCCTCGACTATCTCGGCATCGACGACGGCTTCTTCTGGCAGGTGATGGACTCCTACCGCCGGGTGTCGAAGGTCTGGACGCAGGCCGACGGCGAATGGCGGCTGACGCATGTGGTGTCCTGA
- a CDS encoding tetratricopeptide repeat protein, producing the protein MGQTDPSAFYEAWRRRIRDDALANYQFEMGLANRNAGAPDVAIACFRRAIDARPDMAEAHLELVRTLQTLGRAAEAQAALTAGQVARPGFEAEGYFRLGKRFFEQDHMAEAEQAFLAALERAPEHAPARSYLVLLDGWRLNVGGMMDGIRRIPEGAGHDPDIAHESTRLGFALFRQMLLKPAIALFDLAARFDPDNATEAVFFAAIARHGSGDAGGQPPAVLDEGMVRKLTPLIAKSMFFGMVRNEFPEAGRLAAIATAVDPASTVSAGRLAQALAAQGRTTEAAAWATRALRLHPRQSHALLARALCAQATGDVEAALFLLQQAVDTTMDGAARAEARLAQGRALIAAGRPDDAAQALADGFRAGEPTVFAEYLLTEQVLAHLAGGNRARAAALLRLALARMPAFAPALRALEEFLRSSGQEHAARTVSQRAAAL; encoded by the coding sequence ATGGGCCAGACCGATCCATCGGCGTTCTACGAGGCTTGGCGGCGCCGGATCCGCGACGATGCCCTGGCGAACTACCAGTTCGAAATGGGGCTGGCGAACCGGAACGCCGGCGCTCCCGACGTTGCAATCGCCTGTTTCCGGCGTGCCATCGACGCCCGCCCGGACATGGCAGAAGCCCATCTCGAACTGGTCCGCACCCTCCAGACGCTGGGCCGCGCCGCCGAGGCGCAGGCGGCGCTGACCGCCGGACAGGTCGCAAGGCCGGGTTTCGAAGCCGAAGGTTACTTCCGGCTCGGCAAGCGCTTCTTCGAACAGGACCACATGGCCGAGGCCGAGCAGGCCTTCCTGGCAGCGCTGGAGCGGGCACCGGAGCACGCGCCGGCGCGCTCCTACCTGGTCCTGCTGGACGGCTGGCGGCTCAATGTCGGCGGCATGATGGACGGCATACGCCGCATTCCGGAAGGCGCCGGGCACGATCCGGACATTGCCCACGAGAGCACGCGCCTCGGCTTCGCCTTGTTCCGTCAGATGCTTCTGAAGCCCGCCATCGCCCTCTTCGATCTGGCTGCCCGGTTCGATCCGGACAACGCGACCGAGGCGGTCTTCTTCGCCGCCATCGCCCGCCATGGATCGGGAGATGCCGGCGGGCAGCCGCCCGCCGTCCTGGACGAGGGGATGGTCCGCAAACTTACCCCACTGATCGCCAAATCCATGTTCTTCGGCATGGTGCGCAATGAGTTCCCGGAGGCCGGACGGCTTGCCGCCATCGCGACTGCCGTCGATCCCGCTTCCACGGTCTCCGCAGGCCGTCTCGCCCAGGCGCTTGCCGCACAAGGACGGACGACCGAGGCCGCCGCCTGGGCGACGCGCGCCCTGCGGCTGCACCCCCGGCAGAGTCACGCCCTGCTGGCCCGCGCGCTCTGCGCCCAGGCGACAGGTGACGTCGAGGCTGCGCTCTTCCTGCTCCAGCAAGCCGTGGACACGACCATGGACGGTGCCGCCCGGGCCGAAGCCCGTCTGGCGCAGGGCCGCGCCCTGATCGCCGCCGGCCGCCCCGACGATGCGGCGCAGGCCCTGGCCGACGGCTTCCGGGCCGGCGAGCCGACGGTGTTCGCCGAGTATCTGCTGACCGAACAGGTCCTGGCGCATCTTGCCGGAGGCAACCGCGCGCGGGCGGCCGCCCTGCTCCGCCTCGCCCTCGCCCGGATGCCGGCCTTCGCACCGGCGCTGCGCGCACTGGAGGAGTTCCTGCGCTCCTCGGGTCAGGAACATGCCGCCCGCACCGTCTCACAACGGGCCGCCGCGCTTTGA
- a CDS encoding class I SAM-dependent methyltransferase, with protein MTPAIRHQARRTMTIPSAFQPTAPGAEPCLHASAGTEARCPLTGSPDVRHLRTLRVRDIAALYRTLFGIDVGAEFGGVEEVAMYRSVPTDLIFFHPSVTGSGSFYEQLARIPWYYQKDKFEFRHAARWIGEADKVLEVGCGHGHFADALPSPHYTGLEFSPAAVAACRERGLTVLAESARDHAAAHPGGYDAVCSFQVMEHVADVAGFLSACVRLTKPGGLLILSVPSADSFNAHAVNPVLNMPPHHVTWWTHACLTGLPRLYPIELLDLHQQTLSDGGHRRWYLQNLILRALYKYLGHGDPGLVNLSPQMAALRPIAEQMSAVLELGFEDPVMEPPGDSVIVVYRRRP; from the coding sequence ATGACGCCCGCCATTCGCCATCAGGCCCGCCGCACCATGACCATCCCGTCCGCTTTCCAGCCCACCGCTCCCGGCGCCGAGCCCTGCCTTCACGCCTCCGCCGGTACGGAGGCCCGCTGTCCGCTGACCGGTTCGCCGGATGTCCGCCATCTGCGGACGCTGCGGGTCCGGGACATCGCGGCCCTGTACCGGACCCTGTTCGGTATCGATGTCGGTGCCGAGTTCGGCGGCGTCGAAGAGGTTGCGATGTACCGCTCCGTGCCGACGGACCTGATCTTCTTTCATCCTTCCGTGACCGGGTCCGGGTCCTTCTACGAACAGCTCGCCCGGATCCCTTGGTACTATCAGAAGGACAAGTTCGAGTTCCGGCATGCGGCGCGGTGGATCGGTGAGGCGGACAAGGTGCTGGAGGTGGGGTGCGGCCACGGCCACTTCGCCGACGCCCTGCCTTCGCCTCATTACACGGGGCTGGAGTTCTCACCCGCCGCCGTGGCGGCGTGCCGGGAGCGCGGGCTGACCGTCCTGGCGGAGTCGGCACGGGACCATGCGGCGGCCCATCCCGGCGGCTATGATGCCGTGTGTTCCTTCCAGGTCATGGAGCATGTGGCGGACGTCGCCGGCTTCCTGTCGGCCTGCGTCCGGCTGACGAAGCCGGGTGGGCTGCTGATCCTGTCCGTTCCCAGTGCAGATTCCTTCAACGCCCATGCCGTCAATCCGGTGCTCAACATGCCGCCGCACCATGTCACCTGGTGGACGCATGCCTGCCTGACCGGGTTGCCCCGGCTCTATCCAATCGAGCTTCTCGATCTTCACCAGCAGACGCTGAGCGACGGCGGGCATCGCCGCTGGTACCTCCAGAACCTCATCCTGCGGGCGCTTTACAAGTATCTGGGCCACGGCGACCCCGGCCTCGTCAACCTGTCTCCGCAGATGGCGGCGCTACGCCCCATCGCGGAACAGATGAGCGCGGTCCTCGAACTGGGATTCGAGGATCCGGTGATGGAGCCGCCGGGGGATTCGGTGATCGTCGTCTACCGCCGGCGGCCCTGA
- a CDS encoding hemolytic protein HlpA-like protein translates to MRTPVALFVFNRPDVTRKVFERIAAVRPEVLLIVADGPRADRPDDAALCAEVRRIVTAVDWPCDLRVNFAPRNLGCGLRVSTGLDWVFRLVEEAIVLEDDCLPAPDFFPFCEAMLDRYRHDTRIGIVCGSNFANGEAEPDGDYLFCRYGPIWGWATWRRTWRFYDFAMSTYDEDRGRGLLSDLFTDRKVVRFWERAFDEYAAGRIDTWDYALTYATLRQSMLHVIPAVNLITNIGCGRPDATHTRDPHPVAEWPSGSLHFPLRHPSAVVASLAFERSFERRVFGIRHGMPDPAEPKD, encoded by the coding sequence ATGCGCACACCCGTCGCCCTGTTCGTCTTCAACCGCCCGGACGTCACGCGTAAGGTGTTCGAGCGGATCGCCGCCGTCCGGCCGGAAGTCCTTCTGATCGTGGCCGACGGTCCGCGCGCCGATCGCCCGGATGATGCCGCGCTGTGCGCGGAGGTCCGCCGGATCGTCACCGCCGTCGACTGGCCCTGCGATCTGCGGGTCAACTTCGCGCCCCGCAACCTCGGCTGCGGGCTGCGGGTTTCGACGGGCCTCGACTGGGTGTTCCGTCTCGTCGAAGAGGCGATCGTCCTGGAGGACGACTGCCTGCCGGCCCCGGACTTCTTCCCCTTCTGCGAAGCGATGCTGGACCGCTACCGCCACGACACACGGATCGGCATCGTGTGCGGCAGCAACTTCGCCAATGGCGAGGCGGAGCCGGACGGGGACTATCTGTTCTGCCGCTACGGGCCGATCTGGGGATGGGCGACGTGGCGCCGGACATGGCGCTTCTACGACTTCGCCATGTCGACCTATGACGAGGACCGCGGCCGGGGGCTGTTGTCCGACCTCTTCACCGATCGCAAGGTGGTACGGTTCTGGGAGCGGGCCTTCGACGAATATGCCGCCGGCCGGATCGATACCTGGGACTATGCGCTGACATACGCCACCCTGCGGCAGTCGATGCTGCATGTCATCCCGGCCGTGAATCTCATCACCAACATCGGCTGCGGGCGCCCCGACGCCACCCACACCCGCGATCCGCATCCGGTTGCCGAGTGGCCGTCGGGAAGCCTGCATTTCCCGCTGCGCCACCCGTCGGCCGTCGTTGCGTCGCTGGCCTTCGAACGGTCGTTCGAACGGCGGGTCTTCGGGATCCGGCATGGCATGCCGGATCCCGCGGAGCCGAAGGACTGA
- a CDS encoding glycosyltransferase: MRILTVSTLDHGGGAEAVACDLAEGYAAHGHESWIAVGTKRSSDPRVLTISRARNHRPRNPDAPEPETPEAIAAAAADGLEDFSYPGSWDLLDLPPQPPDLVHCHNLHGGYFDLRFLPRLSRRVPTLLTLHDNWLLTGHCAHPFACERWRTGCGDCPDLSIYPRLLADGSAANWRRKRDLYAGSRLYVSTPSRWLMDRVEAGILRQGMMAGRVIPNGIDTDVFCPGDRAGARQALDLPQDALILLFTANGIKANPWKDYPSTRAVMERLGALELGRPLVLVNLGDRGEPERIGSATVRFVPFQRGKERVAAYYRAADIYLHMARMETFPSVILEAMCCGTPVAATAVGGITEQIDSAFGFPKGGPAHGPERATGVLVGPAAVEDMVEALRRLLTDDGLRRRLGTNAAALGRPRFDLRRAVRDYVSWLEEIAQDCPAGPVTA, translated from the coding sequence ATGCGCATCCTGACGGTCAGCACGCTCGACCATGGCGGCGGGGCGGAGGCGGTCGCCTGCGACCTGGCCGAAGGCTATGCCGCGCATGGACATGAGTCCTGGATCGCGGTGGGAACGAAGCGCTCCAGCGATCCGCGCGTACTGACGATAAGCCGCGCCCGGAATCATCGCCCGCGCAACCCCGATGCACCGGAACCCGAAACGCCGGAGGCGATCGCCGCCGCCGCCGCGGACGGGCTTGAGGATTTCTCCTATCCCGGAAGCTGGGACCTCCTCGACCTGCCGCCGCAACCGCCGGACCTCGTTCATTGCCACAACCTGCACGGCGGCTACTTCGACCTGCGGTTCCTGCCTCGGCTGAGCCGGCGCGTGCCGACCCTGCTGACCCTGCATGACAACTGGCTGCTGACCGGCCATTGCGCGCACCCCTTCGCATGCGAGCGGTGGCGGACGGGGTGCGGCGACTGTCCGGACCTGTCCATTTACCCGAGGCTGCTGGCGGACGGCTCCGCCGCCAACTGGCGGCGCAAGCGCGACCTCTACGCCGGGAGCCGCTTGTACGTCTCCACCCCATCCCGCTGGCTGATGGACCGGGTCGAGGCCGGCATCCTGCGCCAGGGGATGATGGCCGGCCGGGTCATCCCCAACGGGATCGACACGGATGTCTTCTGTCCCGGTGACCGGGCCGGCGCCCGCCAAGCCCTGGACCTGCCGCAGGACGCACTGATCCTGTTGTTCACCGCCAACGGCATCAAGGCCAATCCCTGGAAGGATTATCCAAGCACACGCGCCGTGATGGAGCGGCTGGGGGCGCTGGAGCTCGGCCGACCGCTGGTCCTCGTGAACCTCGGCGACCGTGGCGAGCCGGAGCGTATCGGCTCGGCAACCGTGCGGTTCGTCCCGTTCCAGCGGGGCAAGGAGCGGGTGGCCGCCTATTACCGGGCCGCCGACATCTATCTGCACATGGCCCGCATGGAGACGTTTCCCAGCGTGATCCTGGAAGCCATGTGCTGCGGTACCCCGGTTGCCGCCACGGCCGTCGGCGGAATCACCGAACAGATCGACAGCGCCTTCGGCTTCCCGAAAGGTGGCCCCGCCCATGGGCCGGAACGGGCGACGGGCGTCCTGGTCGGGCCGGCCGCGGTCGAGGATATGGTCGAAGCGTTGCGGCGCCTGCTGACCGACGACGGGTTGCGCCGTCGGCTGGGAACGAACGCAGCCGCGCTCGGCCGACCGCGCTTCGATCTCCGGCGGGCCGTCCGCGACTACGTTTCCTGGCTGGAGGAAATCGCCCAGGATTGCCCGGCCGGTCCCGTCACCGCTTAA
- a CDS encoding glycosyltransferase produces the protein MPDLLQSVDLLIASRRYAQALDLLMHAIPEGPARHAMQRRCLARMGRFAEAAAVGEEALAAGADDVEDFFRQAQILLRAGEPVRGAERALGALSRAPDPRYLAPLVEAILLCPELEERAHAVVEAVAPPRPLAQPVPAGGAIHVPMRLPYYAPLAGDHPFVMGLVRLCPDLDFRIADPRPAPLCRFRDTLALAKRRFSELRQVHPAVTAESAAAYVASRFEAALYDAPGCRIDLLSMAVTGLGERPFVLVFDYLPVLFQPFFPYEDTRVGPDHPFYWIVRHTLEAPECRAIIVTYRSSTEMLAGFFDSPAIRDKCVFVNPCFSLDETTASPSNPSIRPKEPGDDLVLLFTASRNTADETFYARGGVDVLAAFAVLAEEEPRLRLLLRTPLPRTLGPRLRALVHEHPRIEHYPEPLPWDRYRGLFERADLFLLPGVTAYRNGLVQAMGWGVVPVLSDGAHMAELVEDGETGVIVPGRARRSGLEPGGKCFVQDWTALLQATDGPADPAFFEAFVDALRTLIRSPERLASLQRTNLAADHAYRMSSADLERFAQVLRHALR, from the coding sequence GTGCCAGACCTGCTTCAATCCGTCGACCTTCTGATCGCATCGCGCCGATATGCGCAGGCGCTTGACCTGCTCATGCACGCAATTCCGGAAGGACCTGCTCGCCACGCCATGCAACGACGCTGCCTTGCCCGCATGGGGCGGTTCGCCGAGGCCGCTGCCGTGGGTGAGGAGGCGCTTGCGGCCGGAGCTGACGACGTGGAGGATTTCTTCCGGCAGGCTCAAATCCTGCTGCGTGCGGGGGAGCCCGTGCGTGGGGCGGAGCGGGCGCTCGGGGCCTTGTCGCGTGCGCCGGACCCACGCTATCTGGCGCCGCTTGTGGAAGCCATCCTCCTGTGCCCGGAGCTGGAGGAGCGTGCGCATGCCGTGGTGGAGGCTGTCGCGCCCCCGCGTCCCCTTGCGCAGCCTGTCCCGGCTGGAGGGGCCATCCATGTCCCGATGCGGCTACCCTATTACGCACCGCTGGCGGGAGACCATCCTTTCGTCATGGGCTTGGTGCGGCTCTGTCCTGACCTGGACTTCCGGATTGCCGACCCCCGGCCGGCACCGCTCTGCCGGTTCCGGGATACCCTGGCATTGGCCAAGCGACGCTTCTCAGAGCTGAGGCAGGTCCACCCGGCGGTTACCGCCGAGTCCGCCGCCGCCTATGTTGCCTCACGCTTCGAGGCCGCACTTTACGATGCGCCGGGCTGCCGCATCGACCTGCTGTCGATGGCCGTCACCGGCCTCGGAGAACGCCCCTTCGTCCTGGTCTTCGATTATCTGCCGGTGCTCTTCCAGCCGTTCTTTCCCTACGAAGATACCCGCGTCGGTCCCGATCACCCCTTCTACTGGATCGTGCGGCACACGCTGGAGGCCCCGGAATGCCGTGCCATCATCGTGACGTATCGGAGTTCCACGGAGATGCTGGCCGGGTTCTTCGACAGCCCCGCCATCCGGGACAAGTGCGTCTTCGTGAATCCCTGCTTTTCGCTGGATGAGACCACCGCCTCGCCATCGAACCCAAGCATCCGTCCCAAGGAGCCGGGCGACGATCTCGTGCTGCTGTTCACCGCCAGCCGGAATACCGCCGACGAAACCTTCTATGCGCGCGGTGGCGTCGACGTGCTGGCCGCTTTCGCGGTCCTGGCCGAGGAGGAGCCACGGCTGCGGCTGTTGCTGCGGACCCCTCTGCCGCGCACGCTGGGACCCCGCCTGCGGGCACTGGTGCACGAACACCCGCGGATCGAGCATTATCCGGAGCCGCTGCCGTGGGACCGGTACCGGGGGCTGTTCGAGCGCGCCGACCTGTTCCTTCTGCCCGGTGTCACGGCCTACCGCAACGGACTGGTACAGGCCATGGGCTGGGGCGTGGTCCCCGTCCTGTCCGACGGGGCGCACATGGCCGAGCTGGTGGAGGACGGGGAGACCGGGGTGATCGTTCCCGGTCGTGCCCGCCGCTCGGGCCTGGAGCCCGGCGGGAAGTGCTTCGTGCAGGACTGGACAGCCCTTCTCCAGGCGACCGACGGACCGGCAGATCCGGCATTCTTCGAGGCATTCGTGGATGCGTTGCGCACGCTGATCCGATCACCGGAAAGGCTGGCCAGCCTGCAGCGGACCAATCTGGCCGCCGACCATGCCTACCGGATGTCCAGCGCCGACCTGGAGCGCTTTGCGCAGGTTCTCCGGCATGCTCTGCGCTGA